The Pirellulales bacterium genome has a segment encoding these proteins:
- a CDS encoding ATP-grasp domain-containing protein, with translation MSRAHIDKVLIANRGEIARRIQRTCRAMGISTVAVFSEPDRRSLFVAEADEAVALGGSTPAESYLRVDALIDAARRSEADAIHPGYGFLAENAEFARAVIEAGLIFIGPSPEAIAAMGSKIEAKRRMQAAGVPILGSVDAGARSAQQLLAEAEKLGYPLLVKASAGGGGRGMRIVSRAEDFPAALEAARLEAKNAFGDDAVFLEPYVESSRHVEIQIFGDQHGNVISLFERECSIQRRHQKIIEESPSPAVDEALRRTMGEAAVQAGRAIKYVGAGTVEFLLTPQGKFYFLEVNTRLQVEHPVTEMITGLDLVRLQILAARGEPLPPEATGAQIQGHAIEVRLCAEDPRNIFLPVTGRLQRFQIEPAADVRVETGVADGAEVSPFYDSMLAKVIVHAPTRADAARRLASVLARAQLHGLRTNRELLVRTLQHNEFLAGQTDTHFLLRHPPAELGRPLSDARTEHLHAAAAALAAQAERRAAAPTLGSIPSGWRNNPSQLQETRYRGESGEIVVGYEFRRGRLRLMVAGEELPAPRLGHCTATQVTLEIDGIQRTYAVHRVGMVSYVDSPLGATELVELPRYPEPGEEVIAGSLVAPLPGLVAEVKVAVDQLVASGETLLVIESMKMLHPITAPAAGRVVEVRVTAKAQVDAGAVLVVIDEQAET, from the coding sequence ATGAGCCGTGCCCACATCGACAAAGTGCTGATCGCAAACCGCGGCGAGATTGCCCGCCGGATTCAGCGCACGTGCCGCGCGATGGGCATCTCGACCGTGGCCGTATTCTCCGAACCCGACCGCCGATCGCTGTTCGTGGCCGAGGCCGACGAGGCCGTCGCGCTGGGCGGTTCGACGCCGGCCGAATCGTACCTGCGGGTCGACGCCCTGATTGATGCCGCTCGCCGGAGCGAGGCCGACGCCATTCATCCCGGCTACGGCTTCCTGGCCGAAAATGCCGAGTTCGCCCGGGCCGTGATCGAAGCGGGGTTGATCTTCATCGGTCCCTCGCCCGAGGCTATCGCGGCGATGGGTTCGAAGATCGAGGCCAAGCGGCGGATGCAGGCCGCCGGCGTACCGATTCTGGGGAGCGTCGACGCCGGGGCGCGCTCGGCGCAGCAATTGCTCGCCGAGGCGGAAAAGCTCGGCTATCCCCTGCTCGTCAAGGCCTCGGCCGGCGGCGGTGGGCGCGGCATGCGGATCGTCTCGCGCGCCGAAGACTTCCCCGCGGCGCTCGAGGCCGCCCGGCTCGAGGCCAAGAACGCCTTTGGCGACGACGCGGTGTTTCTCGAGCCCTACGTCGAATCGTCGCGTCACGTCGAAATTCAAATTTTCGGCGATCAGCACGGCAACGTGATCTCGCTGTTCGAACGCGAGTGCTCGATTCAGCGGCGCCATCAAAAGATCATCGAAGAATCGCCTTCGCCAGCGGTCGACGAGGCGCTGCGCCGCACGATGGGCGAAGCCGCCGTGCAGGCCGGCCGGGCAATCAAGTACGTCGGCGCCGGCACTGTCGAGTTCCTGCTCACCCCCCAGGGCAAGTTCTACTTCCTCGAAGTCAACACCCGGCTGCAGGTCGAGCATCCCGTGACGGAAATGATCACGGGGCTCGATCTGGTGCGGTTGCAGATTCTTGCCGCCCGCGGCGAACCGCTCCCACCCGAGGCCACCGGCGCCCAGATCCAGGGCCACGCGATCGAGGTGCGGCTCTGTGCCGAAGATCCGCGCAATATCTTCCTTCCGGTCACCGGACGGCTGCAGCGATTCCAGATCGAGCCGGCTGCCGACGTGCGGGTCGAAACCGGCGTGGCCGACGGTGCCGAGGTCAGCCCGTTTTACGATTCGATGCTGGCCAAGGTGATCGTCCACGCGCCCACGCGCGCCGATGCCGCCCGCCGCCTCGCGTCGGTGCTAGCCCGCGCGCAACTCCACGGCCTGCGCACCAACCGCGAATTGCTCGTGCGCACGCTGCAGCACAACGAGTTCCTCGCCGGGCAGACCGACACCCACTTCCTGCTGCGTCATCCGCCGGCCGAATTGGGCCGCCCGTTGTCCGATGCCCGGACCGAACACCTGCACGCCGCGGCCGCCGCGCTGGCCGCACAAGCCGAGCGCCGAGCCGCAGCGCCGACCCTCGGCAGCATCCCCTCGGGCTGGCGCAACAACCCCTCGCAACTGCAAGAAACTCGCTATCGCGGCGAGTCCGGCGAAATTGTCGTGGGCTACGAGTTCCGGCGCGGGCGGTTGCGCCTGATGGTCGCGGGCGAAGAGCTACCGGCGCCTCGGCTGGGCCACTGCACGGCCACGCAGGTCACCCTCGAAATCGACGGCATCCAGCGCACCTACGCCGTCCACCGCGTCGGCATGGTATCGTACGTCGATAGCCCGCTGGGCGCGACCGAGCTGGTCGAGCTGCCGCGCTACCCCGAGCCGGGCGAAGAGGTCATCGCCGGGTCGCTCGTGGCGCCCCTGCCGGGACTGGTGGCCGAGGTGAAAGTGGCCGTGGACCAGCTCGTCGCCAGTGGTGAAACATTGCTGGTGATCGAGTCGATGAAAATGCTCCACCCCATCACGGCGCCCGCCGCCGGCCGGGTGGTCGAGGTCCGCGTTACCGCCAAGGCGCAGGTCGACGCCGGCGCCGTGCTCGTGGTGATCGACGAACAGGCCGAAACCTGA
- a CDS encoding acyl-CoA carboxylase subunit beta, with the protein MSAASRVAALALQVLKSKLDTGSAPYQANCDGLQAKLAELEKLLAMGRAGGGEKYSSRHKARGKLLARERIELMLDRDSPFLELSPFAAAGSNFHVGASGVGGIGTVCGVECMLSANDPTVKGGSVNPYTLKKSLRGLEICQRNRLPLIFMVESGGADLPTQSEIFVPGGAVFRALTQLSASGVPTIAMVFGNSTAGGAYNPAMCDHGIFVKGQAKVFLGGPPLVKMATGEESDDEELGGADLHARISGLAEDLAQDELDCLRLGRKAVANLNWRKLGAAPQSPVEEPLYDPEELLGLAPADLKQPVDMREIIARIVDGSKFDEFKPLYGTSLLTGWARLHGFPIGILANQQGILFSEESQKAAQFIQLANRYDTPLIFIQNVTGFMVGKRYEQGGIIKHGAMMINAVSNSEVPHITLQIGASYGAGNYGMCGRAYNPRFLFVWPNSKTAVMGPQQLAGVMSLVSRAAAAASNKPFDEEADAQQRAFVEAMIESESLALFNSAKLYDDGIIDPRDSRTVLGMALSACHSAEVRGTRNFGVFRL; encoded by the coding sequence TTGTCTGCTGCGTCGAGGGTTGCGGCGTTGGCCTTGCAGGTTCTCAAGTCGAAGCTCGACACCGGTTCGGCCCCCTACCAGGCCAACTGCGACGGCCTGCAGGCCAAATTGGCCGAACTGGAAAAGCTGCTCGCGATGGGCCGCGCCGGGGGCGGCGAGAAATACTCTTCGCGTCACAAGGCCCGTGGCAAGCTTCTGGCCCGCGAGCGGATCGAGCTGATGCTCGACCGCGATTCGCCGTTTCTCGAGCTGTCGCCGTTTGCGGCGGCCGGATCGAACTTTCATGTCGGCGCCTCGGGCGTCGGCGGCATCGGCACCGTCTGCGGCGTCGAGTGCATGCTTTCGGCCAACGATCCCACGGTCAAAGGCGGCTCGGTCAATCCCTACACGCTCAAGAAATCGCTCCGCGGCCTGGAGATCTGCCAGCGCAACCGGCTGCCGCTGATTTTCATGGTCGAGTCGGGCGGCGCCGATCTGCCGACGCAGTCGGAGATTTTTGTACCCGGGGGCGCCGTCTTTCGCGCGCTCACCCAGCTTTCCGCCTCGGGCGTGCCGACCATCGCGATGGTCTTCGGCAACTCGACGGCCGGCGGTGCGTATAACCCGGCGATGTGCGATCACGGCATCTTCGTCAAAGGTCAGGCCAAGGTGTTTCTCGGCGGCCCGCCGCTGGTCAAGATGGCCACGGGCGAAGAGTCGGACGACGAGGAGCTTGGGGGCGCAGATCTACATGCCCGCATCTCGGGCCTGGCCGAGGACCTTGCGCAAGATGAGCTCGACTGTCTGCGATTAGGACGTAAGGCGGTCGCCAATCTCAATTGGCGCAAATTGGGCGCCGCGCCCCAGTCGCCCGTTGAAGAACCGCTTTACGACCCCGAAGAATTGCTCGGGCTGGCACCGGCCGATCTGAAACAACCGGTCGACATGCGGGAAATCATCGCCCGCATCGTCGATGGCTCGAAGTTCGACGAGTTCAAGCCGCTGTACGGCACGAGCCTGCTGACCGGCTGGGCCCGGCTGCACGGTTTCCCGATCGGAATTCTCGCCAATCAGCAAGGCATTCTGTTTTCCGAGGAGTCGCAGAAGGCGGCGCAGTTCATTCAATTGGCCAACCGTTATGACACGCCGCTGATCTTTATCCAGAACGTCACTGGCTTCATGGTCGGCAAGCGCTACGAGCAAGGCGGGATCATCAAGCACGGGGCCATGATGATCAACGCTGTTTCGAACAGCGAAGTTCCGCACATCACGCTCCAGATCGGCGCTTCGTACGGCGCCGGAAACTATGGCATGTGCGGCCGGGCGTACAATCCGCGGTTCCTGTTCGTCTGGCCGAACAGCAAGACGGCCGTGATGGGACCCCAACAGTTGGCCGGCGTCATGTCGCTTGTATCGCGGGCAGCCGCCGCGGCGTCCAACAAGCCCTTCGACGAAGAGGCCGACGCCCAGCAGCGGGCCTTTGTCGAAGCGATGATCGAAAGCGAATCGCTGGCCTTGTTCAACAGCGCCAAGCTGTACGACGACGGCATCATCGATCCCCGCGACAGCCGCACGGTGCTCGGCATGGCCTTGTCGGCTTGCCATTCGGCCGAAGTCCGGGGCACGCGCAATTTCGGGGTCTTTCGCCTGTAG
- a CDS encoding DUF1731 domain-containing protein, with amino-acid sequence MSISAERQRVVIAGGSGFLGLSLAAYLASRDWHVVILSRHAPRGDGPWTHVAWDARQPGDWQRTLDGASALVNLVGRSVDCIKTPDHQDEILRSRTESTRALGLAMRSLAVPPAVWVQMSTAHIYGDPPLVHCTEDSPFGYGFAPIIGRAWEDEFERSVLPAQRKVILRPSFVIGRNRGAGGGALARLLMLVRFGLGGTVGQGTQGMSWIHETDLNRLFERALTDANMGGAYIATAPHPVSQREFMRTLRRVVGMPIGLPAPAWLVRLGATYVLRTDPELALYGRYLISKRLQDEGFRFQFSRLEDALRDLLPGKSGR; translated from the coding sequence ATGTCGATTTCAGCGGAGAGGCAACGCGTTGTCATCGCCGGGGGAAGCGGGTTTCTCGGATTGTCGCTGGCGGCATATCTCGCGAGTCGGGATTGGCACGTTGTCATACTCTCTCGCCATGCGCCCCGGGGCGACGGGCCGTGGACGCACGTGGCCTGGGATGCACGGCAGCCAGGGGATTGGCAACGCACGCTGGACGGTGCCAGCGCCTTAGTCAATCTGGTAGGTCGGAGCGTTGACTGTATCAAGACGCCCGATCACCAAGACGAAATCCTTCGTTCTCGTACAGAATCCACGCGCGCGTTAGGGCTCGCGATGCGGTCGCTGGCTGTGCCACCCGCGGTGTGGGTTCAAATGAGCACCGCGCATATCTACGGCGACCCACCTTTGGTCCATTGCACAGAAGATTCACCGTTCGGCTATGGCTTCGCCCCGATCATCGGGCGCGCCTGGGAAGACGAGTTCGAGCGCAGCGTGTTGCCCGCGCAGCGCAAAGTAATTCTGCGCCCGAGCTTTGTGATTGGCAGAAACCGGGGCGCAGGAGGTGGAGCGCTGGCTCGTCTGCTGATGCTCGTCAGATTCGGCCTTGGGGGAACGGTCGGTCAGGGAACGCAAGGCATGAGCTGGATTCATGAAACCGATCTGAATCGGCTGTTTGAGCGCGCCCTGACCGATGCGAACATGGGTGGTGCGTACATCGCAACCGCGCCACATCCTGTCTCGCAGCGCGAATTCATGCGGACTTTGCGGCGTGTTGTCGGCATGCCGATCGGTCTGCCCGCGCCCGCTTGGCTGGTCCGCTTGGGGGCCACCTACGTGTTGCGCACCGATCCAGAATTGGCCCTGTACGGGCGCTACCTCATCTCCAAACGCCTGCAAGACGAAGGCTTCCGGTTTCAATTCAGCCGCTTGGAGGATGCTTTGCGAGATTTGTTACCGGGGAAGAGCGGGCGTTAG
- a CDS encoding SMP-30/gluconolactonase/LRE family protein has product MRRIRILISLSLVLIVAPLAPAPGAEDVKAIPGVGPVGPMSVVHEGFKFLEGPAADATGALYFTDVFNRQVYKANPGGQAESVLAARVAGLMFGPDGRVYMTAGGISALDLNTKEVTPLVNTYNGKPFNGPNDLVVDRAGGIYFTDPKVLSGSQDASAVYYLPAGATEAIRVAKNLLFPNGLILTPDEQTLLVAQYSSPEVLAFAVAAPGKLGESRVHCQIEPNAETKKRAGGDGVTIDSAGNLYVAAPGTRSIQVFGSDGKFLGQLPVDGKVPTNCTFAGADLKMLYITTTTALLAYPMQIQGHRCGTGK; this is encoded by the coding sequence ATGCGCCGCATTCGCATCCTCATCAGCCTGTCCTTGGTCCTGATCGTCGCGCCGCTGGCGCCCGCGCCGGGCGCCGAGGATGTGAAAGCCATTCCCGGCGTCGGACCCGTTGGCCCGATGTCCGTCGTTCACGAGGGATTCAAATTTCTCGAAGGGCCCGCCGCCGACGCCACGGGCGCATTGTACTTCACCGACGTCTTCAACCGGCAAGTCTACAAGGCGAACCCAGGCGGCCAGGCCGAGTCGGTTCTGGCCGCGCGCGTCGCCGGCTTGATGTTTGGGCCCGATGGCAGGGTCTACATGACGGCGGGCGGGATCTCGGCACTGGACCTGAACACCAAGGAAGTCACCCCGTTGGTGAACACCTACAACGGGAAGCCTTTCAACGGTCCCAACGACCTGGTGGTCGACCGCGCGGGCGGCATCTATTTCACCGACCCCAAGGTGCTCAGCGGCTCGCAAGACGCATCGGCCGTGTATTACCTGCCGGCCGGCGCCACCGAGGCGATTCGCGTGGCGAAAAACCTGCTGTTTCCCAACGGCCTGATCCTCACGCCCGACGAACAGACGCTGCTCGTGGCCCAATACTCGTCGCCCGAGGTGCTCGCATTCGCCGTGGCGGCGCCCGGCAAGCTGGGCGAATCGCGCGTGCATTGCCAGATTGAGCCCAACGCCGAGACCAAGAAACGAGCCGGCGGCGATGGCGTAACGATTGATTCGGCTGGCAATCTGTACGTTGCCGCACCAGGGACCAGATCGATCCAGGTGTTCGGGTCCGACGGCAAGTTCCTGGGTCAACTTCCGGTTGATGGCAAAGTACCCACCAACTGCACGTTCGCCGGCGCCGACCTGAAGATGCTGTACATCACCACGACGACGGCCCTGCTGGCCTACCCGATGCAGATCCAAGGTCACCGCTGCGGCACGGGCAAATAG
- a CDS encoding aminotransferase class I/II-fold pyridoxal phosphate-dependent enzyme, protein MITMNRELTATPGLELNDETSLVDILRARDSGMDVRTAAAFFSAALEEYESRGHNLYRRMLLEPSDAEAQVHYPREEGTRQMIVLASNNYLGLATHPKVIAAAQAAAAQYGVGAGSSPLLVGTFPVTRELERKLAEFKGTEDACVFSSGFGANVGVISACVGKNDVVILDRLAHASMVDGAKLSGAQIKVFKHNDAEHLDRVLSRCPGTGTKLVAVEGIYSMDGDIAPLDKLVAVCRRHGAMLLVDEAHSTGVLGPDGRGAAAHFGLEGQIDLHIGTLSKAIGACGGFVAGRADLIAYLRYFARSAMFSTAPSPMVLAAASAALDVIREEPERCEKLWDNCTFMWNELKRMGFKLNDAPSPIIPVIVGTMHGLRQMTLELHRNNICVNSVPFPAVPHGSERLRISLTANHTREQLVEALRCIEQAGRNAGVIA, encoded by the coding sequence ATGATTACGATGAACCGCGAACTGACCGCGACTCCGGGCCTGGAGCTGAACGACGAGACTTCGCTGGTCGACATCCTCCGCGCTCGCGACAGCGGCATGGACGTTCGGACCGCCGCGGCGTTCTTCAGTGCCGCTTTGGAAGAATATGAGTCTCGTGGCCATAACCTCTATCGCCGCATGCTGTTAGAGCCTTCGGACGCAGAAGCCCAGGTGCATTATCCGCGAGAGGAAGGCACTCGGCAGATGATCGTCCTGGCCTCGAACAACTACCTGGGCCTGGCCACGCATCCAAAGGTGATCGCTGCGGCACAGGCCGCCGCGGCCCAGTACGGTGTCGGCGCGGGCAGCTCGCCGCTCTTGGTCGGAACCTTCCCCGTGACCCGCGAGCTGGAGCGCAAGTTGGCCGAGTTCAAGGGCACCGAGGACGCCTGTGTCTTCTCGAGCGGCTTTGGCGCGAACGTGGGCGTGATCTCGGCCTGCGTCGGCAAGAACGACGTCGTGATCCTCGATCGCCTGGCCCATGCGAGCATGGTGGACGGTGCCAAGCTGTCCGGGGCGCAGATCAAGGTCTTCAAGCACAACGATGCCGAGCACCTCGACCGGGTGTTGTCGCGCTGCCCGGGCACCGGGACCAAGCTGGTCGCGGTCGAAGGCATCTACAGCATGGACGGCGACATTGCCCCGCTCGACAAGCTCGTGGCGGTTTGCCGCCGGCATGGCGCGATGCTGCTGGTCGATGAGGCCCACTCGACGGGTGTGCTCGGCCCCGACGGTCGCGGCGCGGCGGCCCACTTCGGGCTGGAAGGCCAAATCGATCTGCACATCGGCACGCTCAGCAAGGCGATTGGCGCCTGTGGCGGCTTCGTGGCCGGCCGGGCCGATCTGATTGCTTACCTCCGCTACTTCGCCCGCTCGGCGATGTTCTCGACGGCCCCCAGCCCCATGGTGTTGGCCGCAGCGAGTGCCGCGCTCGACGTGATCCGCGAGGAGCCGGAACGCTGCGAAAAACTGTGGGACAACTGCACCTTCATGTGGAACGAACTGAAGCGGATGGGTTTCAAGCTCAACGACGCACCCAGCCCGATCATTCCGGTGATCGTGGGGACCATGCATGGGCTGCGGCAAATGACCTTGGAACTACATCGCAACAATATCTGCGTCAACTCGGTACCGTTTCCCGCGGTACCGCACGGCAGCGAGCGGCTGCGAATCAGCCTCACGGCGAACCATACCCGTGAGCAACTGGTCGAGGCGCTGCGATGCATCGAACAAGCCGGCCGCAACGCGGGCGTGATTGCCTGA
- a CDS encoding heparinase II/III-family protein, with amino-acid sequence MSIGSTTGVLPPNMPTTSLILGDDLANLQAQWVTPVNSQQLSWRNSANSRASQNTSGAVPVDFGVATNDASIAQAAGLRFAMTGNVADLNKAVGALSLADVPGGTFITRPEVLTSYLAAYDFIRGASNVQLPQATRDTIEARLLSLSQSLDYGNQTYSNARAKIGATRALAGVLLRDQDQLDTGLADLQGHFDYSTTDDGWFTDSQGHYLNYTLRHWGYFLRAYEQGSGVDLYENLRPYVDMSLGLRLPDGTVPNVSNGLNEPIALHFFSQDSDPTTAANILWNTSEVGPSPYSFDQTAIENNDWTNTTDFALTDFSAVAPQAPTRSPTYFAPGQSAVSVFREDWGATSDYLLLSPGVDSPAFHLYSDDPPIDAYVPAFHSHNDTGEILVASQGKYILVAPGYDRDDLTNSPPNFGPRDPTWHNVVLVDGTLGGTDFGRRMRPEDFVRTNRLDSTEFGTFHGVSDFSTLQMNYGGVAVTRSVAAPHEDYYVVADRMDGNAAHTYAFNLVGRGVRTVLTNTPDYKQVRWEYQGAQVIENLIASQSMTFSAGNLWMHDTFDNFQQTYRMRGTMTGATDGLFLSVIETGPIGPAHLYITKLSNDSQWLAMRVAHDTAGWTDYILSQHSLQSRTAGALSSDARYAYIRQQGLELTGLMMAEGTQLGYLGDTVLELSNPATLSLRMLIDQILGTVSDDGLVPGTELRIFDRGTIAWATLDGVFLPVHNGLDFGGVFLPHGGELVIQFGVVPEPSSCVLAAIGVAGAGLFVRRKQARRRG; translated from the coding sequence ATGTCGATCGGCTCGACGACCGGCGTGTTGCCGCCGAACATGCCCACCACTTCGCTGATCCTAGGCGACGACCTGGCCAATCTTCAGGCGCAGTGGGTTACGCCGGTCAACTCGCAACAGCTCAGTTGGCGTAACAGCGCCAACAGCCGCGCCAGCCAGAACACCAGCGGCGCCGTGCCGGTCGATTTCGGCGTCGCCACGAACGACGCCAGTATCGCGCAGGCCGCAGGCTTGCGCTTTGCCATGACCGGCAATGTGGCCGACTTGAACAAGGCCGTCGGTGCCTTGTCGCTGGCCGACGTTCCCGGTGGCACGTTCATCACCCGCCCCGAGGTTCTCACCAGCTACCTGGCCGCCTACGACTTCATCCGCGGCGCGTCGAACGTCCAGTTACCGCAAGCCACGCGGGACACGATCGAGGCCCGGCTCCTGTCGCTCTCGCAAAGCCTCGACTATGGCAATCAGACCTATAGCAACGCCCGCGCCAAGATCGGGGCGACTCGCGCCCTGGCCGGGGTGCTACTGCGCGACCAGGACCAACTCGACACGGGCCTGGCCGACTTGCAGGGCCACTTCGACTACAGCACCACGGATGACGGCTGGTTCACCGACAGCCAGGGACACTACCTCAACTACACGCTCCGGCACTGGGGTTACTTTCTGCGGGCCTACGAGCAGGGCTCAGGCGTCGATCTATACGAGAACCTGCGCCCGTACGTCGACATGTCGCTGGGGCTGCGGCTGCCCGATGGCACGGTGCCGAACGTGTCGAACGGTTTGAACGAGCCGATCGCGTTGCACTTTTTTTCGCAGGACAGCGATCCGACGACCGCGGCCAATATTCTCTGGAACACGTCCGAGGTCGGCCCCAGCCCCTATTCGTTCGACCAGACGGCGATCGAGAACAACGACTGGACGAACACGACCGACTTTGCCTTGACCGATTTCAGCGCCGTTGCTCCGCAAGCGCCGACGCGTTCGCCGACCTATTTCGCACCAGGGCAAAGTGCGGTTTCGGTGTTTCGCGAGGACTGGGGCGCCACGAGCGACTATTTGCTGCTGTCGCCCGGCGTCGATAGCCCCGCGTTTCATCTTTACAGCGACGATCCACCCATCGACGCCTACGTGCCCGCGTTCCACAGCCACAACGATACGGGCGAGATTCTCGTCGCCTCGCAGGGTAAGTACATTCTCGTGGCGCCCGGCTACGACCGCGACGACCTGACCAATTCGCCGCCGAATTTTGGTCCTCGCGACCCGACCTGGCACAACGTCGTGCTGGTCGACGGAACGCTGGGCGGCACCGACTTCGGGCGGAGAATGCGTCCGGAGGACTTCGTGCGCACCAACCGGCTCGACAGCACCGAGTTTGGCACGTTCCACGGCGTCAGCGATTTCTCCACGCTGCAAATGAACTATGGCGGAGTCGCGGTGACGCGCAGCGTCGCGGCGCCTCACGAAGACTATTACGTCGTGGCCGACCGTATGGACGGCAACGCGGCACACACCTATGCCTTCAACCTGGTTGGCCGCGGAGTTCGCACGGTCCTTACCAACACGCCCGACTACAAGCAGGTGCGCTGGGAGTATCAGGGGGCCCAGGTCATTGAGAACCTGATCGCCTCGCAGTCGATGACGTTTTCGGCCGGCAACCTCTGGATGCACGACACGTTCGACAATTTCCAGCAGACCTATCGCATGCGCGGCACCATGACCGGCGCTACCGACGGGCTGTTTCTGAGCGTAATCGAGACGGGACCGATCGGCCCGGCACATCTGTACATCACCAAGTTGTCGAATGATTCGCAATGGCTGGCGATGCGCGTGGCGCATGACACCGCCGGCTGGACCGACTACATCCTCTCGCAGCACAGCCTGCAAAGCCGCACGGCCGGTGCCCTCTCGAGCGATGCCCGTTACGCCTACATCCGCCAACAGGGCCTGGAGCTGACCGGGCTGATGATGGCCGAAGGCACGCAACTCGGCTATCTGGGCGATACGGTGCTCGAGTTATCGAACCCGGCCACGCTTTCGCTGCGCATGCTGATCGACCAGATCCTCGGGACCGTTTCGGACGATGGCCTCGTGCCGGGCACCGAGCTGCGCATCTTCGATCGCGGTACGATTGCCTGGGCCACGCTCGACGGCGTCTTTCTGCCGGTGCACAACGGCCTCGATTTCGGCGGCGTGTTTCTGCCCCACGGCGGAGAACTGGTCATTCAGTTTGGCGTGGTGCCCGAACCGAGCTCGTGTGTCCTGGCCGCGATCGGTGTCGCCGGCGCGGGCTTGTTCGTACGGCGGAAGCAGGCCCGCCGGCGCGGCTAA